One Diospyros lotus cultivar Yz01 chromosome 1, ASM1463336v1, whole genome shotgun sequence genomic window carries:
- the LOC127793554 gene encoding 17.9 kDa class I heat shock protein-like: MSLIPSFFGRRSNVFDPFSLDVWDPFEGWPFNNNNNLRSLSDQLRSGFPSETASFAGANIDWKETPTAHVFKADVPGLRKEEVKVEVEDGRILQISGERNREQEEKGDTWHRVERSSGKFLRRFRLPENAKVEQVKAAMDNGVLTVTVPKEEANKPDVKSIQISG, from the coding sequence ATGTCGCTGATTCCGAGCTTCTTCGGCCGCCGATCAAACGTTTTCGATCCTTTCTCTCTCGACGTTTGGGATCCCTTCGAGGGCTGGCcgttcaacaacaacaacaacttgCGATCACTCTCCGACCAGCTCCGCTCCGGCTTCCCCTCGGAGACAGCGTCGTTCGCCGGCGCGAACATCGACTGGAAGGAGACGCCGACGGCGCACGTGTTCAAGGCGGACGTGCCGGGGCTGAGGAAGGAGGAGGTGAAGGTGGAGGTGGAGGACGGCCGGATCCTCCAGATCAGCGGTGAGAGGAACCGCGAGCAGGAGGAGAAGGGCGACACGTGGCACCGGGTGGAGCGCAGCAGCGGCAAGTTCCTCCGCCGCTTCCGGCTGCCGGAAAACGCCAAGGTCGAGCAGGTCAAGGCGGCGATGGACAACGGCGTGCTCACCGTGACGGTGCCCAAGGAAGAGGCTAACAAGCCCGATGTGAAGTCCATTCAGATCTCTGGTTGA